In one Lycium barbarum isolate Lr01 chromosome 7, ASM1917538v2, whole genome shotgun sequence genomic region, the following are encoded:
- the LOC132602870 gene encoding RING-H2 finger protein ATL13-like, with amino-acid sequence MNWVLVKIQESSVLSPSNEPLLTPLSIPDSSSGGGGGGPFNLNNKVSPSILLVIIILAIIFFISGLLHLLVRFLLRPPNRDPDDLDNVTALQGQLQQLFHLHDAGVDQSFIDTLPVFNYKSIIGVKDPFDCAVCLCEFEPDDKLRLLPKCSHAFHMDCIDTWLLSHSTCPLCRASLLPDFSSSSNNNHSCSPVVFVLESGSESSRENVNNLVPNSHEFVGFSSRRNNSISRLSLSSSHFEDNINVSDVVVAKSCDEIQAKEGEIEKVVQVKLGKFKNVDPSQDQCDDNEEGSSNNIDSRRCFSMGSFAYILDETTALHVPIRKTPSKKQSTKTPNHRQAMSECGCDSRREFNGFEAFKFAENNLMHNMNSNNENKILEEGKSCKRESFSVSKIWLRGKKDDSNTNSRRAFSFRFPVSRNVPVVAEPEGPAAAKNGGGGDGGSRRTVSEIDIDTWAKNGGCDEENQCCNTLECQPKTPSFARRTLLWLMGRQNKVVHSSFSSNL; translated from the coding sequence atgAATTGGGTActtgttaaaattcaagaaagtAGTGTTCTTTCTCCATCAAATGAACCATTATTAACACCACTTTCTATACCTGATTCTTCTAgtgggggtggtggtggtggtccTTTTAATTTGAATAACAAGGTTAGTCCAAGTATACTTCTTGTCATCATAATTCTAGCAATTATCTTCTTCATTTCTGGTTTACTTCACCTACTTGTTAGATTCCTATTAAGGCCACCAAATAGAGATCCAGATGATTTAGACAATGTAACAGCTCTTCAAGGTCAATTACAACAACTTTTTCACCTTCATGATGCTGGTGTAGATCAATCTTTTATTGATACACTACCTGTATTCAATTACAAATCCATCATTGGTGTTAAAGATCCTTTTGATTGTGCTGTTTGTTTGTGTGAATTTGAGCCTGATGATAAACTTAGATTGCTACCAAAATGTAGTCATGCTTTTCATATGGACTGTATTGACACTTGGCTTTTGTCTCATTCAACTTGTCCTCTTTGTAGAGCTAGTCTTTTGCCTGATTTCTCTTCATCATCAAACAACAATCATAGTTGTTCCCCTGTTGTGTTTGTTCTTGAATCTGGTAGTGAAAGTTCAAGAGAAAATGTAAACAATCTTGTTCCTAATAGTCATGAGTTTGTGGGATTTTCATCAAGGAGGAACAATTCAATTTCAAGATTGAGTTTGAGTAGTTCCCATTTTGAAGACAACATTAATGTGTCTGATGTTGTGGTGGCAAAATCTTGTGATGAGATCCAAGCAAAAGAAGGGGAAATTGAAAAAGTTGTACAAGTGAAGTTAGGCAAATTCAAGAATGTGGATCCATCACAAGATCAATGTGATGATAATGAAGAAGGAAGTAGCAATAATATTGATTCAAGAAGGTGTTTTTCAATGGGATCATTTGCTTATATATTAGATGAAACAACAGCTTTACATGTTCCTATTAGGAAAACACCATCAAAAAAGCAATCAACCAAGACGCCAAATCATAGACAAGCTATGTCTGAATGTGGATGTGATTCAAGAAGGGAATTCAATGGATTTGAAGCATTCAAATTTGCTGAAAATAATCTCATGCACAACATGAATAGCAACAATGAaaacaagattcttgaagaagGGAAAAGTTGCAAAAGAGAGAGCTTTTCAGTGTCCAAGATTTGGTTAAGGGGTAAAAAAGATGATAGTAATACTAATTCAAGAAGGGCATTTTCGTTCCGGTTTCCGGTCAGCAGAAATGTTCCAGTCGTGGCGGAGCCAGAGGGCCCCGCCGCGGCCAagaatggtggtggtggtgatggtggtAGTAGGAGGACAGTTTCAGAGATTGATATTGATACATGGGCAAAAAATGGAGGGTGTGATGAAGAAAATCAATGTTGCAATACATTGGAATGTCAACCAAAAACACCATCTTTTGCAAGAAGAACACTTCTTTGGCTTATGGGAAGACAAAACAAAGTTGTACACTCTTCTTTCTCATCAAATCTCTAG